The Phaenicophaeus curvirostris isolate KB17595 chromosome 15, BPBGC_Pcur_1.0, whole genome shotgun sequence genome window below encodes:
- the LSM11 gene encoding U7 snRNA-associated Sm-like protein LSm11, protein MEEDEGAAAPRRPPRRSPSPGRLDVSSSRFDPLLALYSADTPLPFPAAPCFNNLAEYESFQRGLLRPRGRRAAPSRRAAPARRGPPDPERIQRLRSLMVNVGPERGAARRRRAPRNVLTRMPLHEGSPLGELHRCVRDGVKINVHIRTFKGLRGVCTGFLVAFDKFWNMALTDVDETYRKPITGKAFYAEPQLTLTRLFDRLKLQESSVKKGADSKTVSEDLTLTNDSQTLGWKVGSGRGRAEDERERQKCLGRAGEKKILGDGLHLAARSEADVGSGTAHTEGASAGGTRARSQSRRKKRPKVDYQQVFTRHINQIFIRGENVLLVHLAH, encoded by the exons ATGGAGGAGGACGAGGGGGCCGCGGCGCCGAGGCGCCCGCCGCGCCGCTCGCCGAGCCCCGGCCGCCTGGACGTGAGCTCCAGCCGCTTCGACCCGCTGCTGGCGCTGTACTCGGCCGACACGCCTCTCCCCTTCCCCGCCGCGCCCTGCTTCAACAACCTGGCCGAGTACGAGAGCTTCCAGCGCGGCCTGCTCCGCCCGCGGGGCCGCCGCGCCGCTCCctcccgccgcgccgccccggCCCGCCGCGGCCCGCCCGACCCCGAGCGCATCCAGCGCCTCCGCAGCCTCATGGTCAACGTGGGGCCCGAGCGCGGAGCGGCGCGGAGGCGGCGGGCGCCGCGCAACGTCCTCACCAGGATGCCCC tcCATGAAGGCAGCCCACTGGGGGAACTTCATCGCTGTGTCCGAGATGGTGTAAAAATTAATGTCCACATCCGCACGTTCAAAGGGCTTCGTGGAGTCTGCACAGGGTTTTTGGTTGCATTTGACAAGTTCTGGAATATG gCCCTGACAGATGTGGATGAGACTTACAGGAAACCAATAACAGGCAAAGCTTTCTACGCAGAACCTCAGCTCACACTAACCCGG CTGTTTGACAGACTGAAACTGCAGGAGTCCTCAGTAAAGAAGGGAGCTGACTCAAAGACTGTCTCAGAGGACCTAACCCTGACAAATGACTCTCAGACGCTTGGATGGAAAGTTGGATCAGGACGAGGGAGAGCAGAAGATGAGCGTGAGAGGCAGAAATGCTtgggcagagctggagaaaagaagatacTAGGTGATGGTTTGCATCTGGCTGCCAGAAGTGAAGCTGATGTGGGTAGCGGGACTGCCCACACAGAGGGTGCCAGTGCCGGTGGTACCCGTGCAAGAAGCCAGTCACGAAGGAAAAAGCGTCCCAAAGTGGATTATCAACAGGTGTTCACACGTCACataaatcagatttttattCGAGGAGAGAATGTTTTGCTTGTCCATTTAGCACATTGA
- the SOX30 gene encoding transcription factor SOX-30, giving the protein MQIQGPLPPEPIPLANVPVKPVPLKTQPLLKPSVKIETKNVPLTILPSDSGMPDAPFSKSKTGHVKRPMNAFMVWARIHRPAIAKANPGANNAEISVHLGREWNKLTEEQKQPYYEEAYRIKKKHSEEFPGWVYQPRLGKRKHSPLSASPVFSSASQNIITTNPAGIFPFQSPAYSFVVCGLNSIGHQLPVCEAPSAICLPTSTIQHAGPVTLFQTSSTSNTSVAVPAPTLPLCPVISPQLFPRPTYTEALNVSSGLNCSLMNPTPVIIESFSRNPRSVTPPNIIFSVSNSELPSVYPGVSIFPRGVPLPQATPFLHAPLYESPPICQPFNLFQVFPPFSFHRPHFVPGPRFFPSSICPFSQPPIGYGNFSGLASERLGFYEDRYQRQEVIFSASDGSYVFKEHPEESTCEEHHNYESLVMPCYSSSHEEPSVSPLPQLEVKALEEILLDTPPAPSSVHIINVTDSDKEEELKVLQGL; this is encoded by the exons ATGCAGATCCAAGGCCCACTGCCGCCAGAGCCAATTCCTTTGGCAAATGTGCCAGTGAAACCAGTGCCGCTTAAAACGCAGCCTTTACTGAAGCCGTCAGTAAAGATTGAAACTAAAAATGTGCCCCTCACAATACTGCCCTCTGATTCAG GTATGCCAGACGCTCCATTTAGCAAAAGCAAAACCGGGCATGTGAAGCGTCCAATGAATGCATTTATGGTGTGGGCTAGGATTCATCGGCCCGCCATAGCAAAAGCTAACCCGGGGGCCAATAATGCAGAAATCAGTGTTCACCTTGGACGGGAGTGGAACAAGCTGActgaagagcagaagcagcCCTATTATGAAGAAGCTTACAGAATCAAAAAAAAGCACAGCGAGGAATTTCCTG GTTGGGTTTATCAACCACGACTAGGCAAAAGAAAGCATTCTCCACTCTCTGCCTCTCCTGTATTTTCTAGTGCTTCTCAGAATATCATCACTACAAATCCTGCTGGCATTTTTCCCTTCCAGTCACCTGCTTATTCTTTTGTCGTCTGCGGTTTAAACAGTATTGGACATCAACTCCCAGTCT GTGAAGCTCCTTCTGCCATCTGTCTGCCGACTTCTACCATTCAACATGCTGGTCCAGTTACTCTTTTCCAGACTTCTAGTACAAGCAACACATCAGTGGCTGTTCCAGCTCCAACCCTGCCCCTGTGCCCTGTAATTTCACCCCAGCTCTTTCCTAGGCCTACTTACACAGAAGCTCTTAACGTGTCATCTGGGCTCAATTGCTCTCTGATGAATCCTACACCAGTTATCATTGAGAGCTTCAGCAGAAATCCAAGGAGCGTGACACCGCCTAATATCATATTTTCTGTCTCTAATAGTGAGCTCCCAAGTGTGTACCCAGGGGTTTCTATTTTTCCTAGAGGAGTACCTCTTCCCCAAGCTACCCCTTTTCTTCATGCGCCTCTCTATGAGTCTCCTCCCATTTGCCAGCCATTCAATCTGTTTCAAGTATTTCCTCCATTTTCATTTCACCGCCCTCACTTTGTACCTGGACCTCGCTTTTTCCCCTCAAG CATATGCCCATTCAGCCAACCTCCAATTGGCTATGGGAATTTCTCCGGCTTAGCATCTGAACGCCTTGGCTTTTATGAAGACAGGTACCAAAGACAGGAAGTGATATTTTCCGCTTCAGATGGAAGCTATGTGTTCAAGGAACACCCAGAAGAAAGTACATGTGAAGAACACCACAACTATGAGAGCCTTGTAATGCCCTGTTACAGCAGCAGCCATGAGGAGCCATCTGTAAGCCCCTTACCACAGCTGGAAGTTAAAGCACTGGAGGAGATATTGTTAGACACCCCACCTGCTCCCTCCAGTGTCCACATAATCAACGTAACTGACAGTGACAAGGAAGAAGAATTGAAGGTGTTGCAAGGATTgtag
- the THG1L gene encoding probable tRNA(His) guanylyltransferase isoform X2, translating to MTHVVSQFASSYVFYWKDYFKDQQLLYPPGFDGRIVLYPSDQNLKDYLSWRQADCHINNLYNTVFWMLVQRSGLTPVQAQDRLQGTLAGDKNEILFSEFNINYNNEPLMYRKGTVLIWQKINEVVTKKIKLPKEAEEKEVEVTRTRTKIVPLHCDIIGDQFWEEYPEILAEGS from the exons ATGACTCACGTGGTCTCGCAGTTTGCCTCAAGTTACGTTTTCTATTGGAAGGATTATTTTAAGGACCAGCAACTTCTGTACCCACCAGGGTTTGATGGACGAATTGTGTTGTATCCCAGTGACCAAAACTTAAAGGACTACCTCAGCTGGAGACAAGCAGATT GCCATATTAATAATCTTTATAACACTGTGTTTTGGATGCTTGTGCAGCGAAGTGGTTTGACACCAGTGCAAGCGCAGGATAGACTCCAG GGAACTTTGGCTGGAGATAAGAATGAAATCTTGTTTTCTGAATTCAACATCAACTACAACAATGAACCTCTGATGTATAGAAAAGGAACTGTCTTGATATGGCAGAAG ATTAATGAAGTTGtgactaagaaaataaaactgccaaaggaagcagaagaaaaggaagttgaAGTGACACGGACTAGGACTAAAATTGTTCCCCTgcactgtgacatcattggggACCAGTTCTGGGAGGAATATCCTGAGATTCTGGCTGAGGGTAGTTGA
- the THG1L gene encoding probable tRNA(His) guanylyltransferase isoform X1: MLRGWRAASAAAAGSGRWAGWLRGPRRLSMAKSKFEYVRDFEVDDSCLPNCWIVVRLDGRNFHRFSEQHDFKKPNDDRALHLMTKCAQMVMQELEDIAIAYGQSDEYSFVFKKKSRWFKRRASKFMTHVVSQFASSYVFYWKDYFKDQQLLYPPGFDGRIVLYPSDQNLKDYLSWRQADCHINNLYNTVFWMLVQRSGLTPVQAQDRLQGTLAGDKNEILFSEFNINYNNEPLMYRKGTVLIWQKINEVVTKKIKLPKEAEEKEVEVTRTRTKIVPLHCDIIGDQFWEEYPEILAEGS, translated from the exons ATGCTGAGGGGCTGGCGGGCCGCCTCAGCCGCAGCGGCGGGGAGCGGGAGGTGGGCGGGCTGGCTGCGCGGCCCCCGGCGCCTCTCCATGGCCAAAAGCAAGTTCGAGTACGTGCGGGACTTCGAGGTGGACGATAGCTGCCTGCCCAACTGCTGGATAGTGGTGCGGCTGGACGGCCGCAACTTCCACAG gtTTTCAGAGCAGCATGATTTCAAAAAGCCAAATGATGACCGTGCTCTTCATCTGATGACCAAGTGTGCCCAGATGGTGATGCAAGAATTAGAGGATATTGCTATCGCTTACGGACAGAGCGATGAAtatagttttgttttcaaaaagaagaGCAGATGGTTTAAAAGAAGGGCAAG TAAGTTCATGACTCACGTGGTCTCGCAGTTTGCCTCAAGTTACGTTTTCTATTGGAAGGATTATTTTAAGGACCAGCAACTTCTGTACCCACCAGGGTTTGATGGACGAATTGTGTTGTATCCCAGTGACCAAAACTTAAAGGACTACCTCAGCTGGAGACAAGCAGATT GCCATATTAATAATCTTTATAACACTGTGTTTTGGATGCTTGTGCAGCGAAGTGGTTTGACACCAGTGCAAGCGCAGGATAGACTCCAG GGAACTTTGGCTGGAGATAAGAATGAAATCTTGTTTTCTGAATTCAACATCAACTACAACAATGAACCTCTGATGTATAGAAAAGGAACTGTCTTGATATGGCAGAAG ATTAATGAAGTTGtgactaagaaaataaaactgccaaaggaagcagaagaaaaggaagttgaAGTGACACGGACTAGGACTAAAATTGTTCCCCTgcactgtgacatcattggggACCAGTTCTGGGAGGAATATCCTGAGATTCTGGCTGAGGGTAGTTGA